In Microbacterium sp. ABRD28, the genomic stretch CGGTGGCGCATCGCGCCGACGAACGCTTCGCCTACGCCTCGACCTTCAAGGCGCTGTTGGCCGGCGTGGTCCTGCACGAGATCGACGACCTCGACCGCGTCGTCACCTACAACAGCGAAGCGCTCGTGAGCTACTCCCCCGTCACCGAGCAGTACGTGGCGACCGGCTTGAGCATCGGCGAGCTGGCCGAAGCGGCCGTTCGCACGAGCGACAACACCGCCGCCAACCTGCTGCTCGACCAGCTGGGCGGGCCGGAGGGATTCGCCGCCGCACTCGCGCGATCGGGCGACGAGATCACCCAGCCCGAACGGCGCGAGCCCGAGCTCAACTCGGCCGTACCGGGCGATCCGCGCGACACCAGCACGCCTCGCGCGCTCGTGGAGACGCTGCGGCAGTACGCCCTCGGAGACCTCCTGGCCGACGCCGAGAAGCAGACGCTGATCGACTGGATGAGCGGCAACAGGACGGGCGACACCCTCATCCGCGCCGGAGCTCCCGAGGGATGGACCGTCGCCGACAAGTCGGGCACGGGCGGTCACGGCACGCGGAACGACATCGGCCTCGTCTGGCCTCCGGACGGCGAGCCGATCGTCATCGCCGTCCTCACGACGCGGGGTGTCGGCGACGCCGCCACCGACGACGCGCTGGTCGCCGAGGCGGCTGCCGTCGCGCTGGCGGGCCTCACGGAGGACGACTAGCTCACCGACTGTCGATCCGGCCGAT encodes the following:
- the bla gene encoding class A beta-lactamase, producing MNTIPWVRAVAGALVAASVLLIAPACAPSTEVPDAATPAPTPTSTPTPTSTPSAIDLGAELGALEATYDARVGVYALDTETGQTVAHRADERFAYASTFKALLAGVVLHEIDDLDRVVTYNSEALVSYSPVTEQYVATGLSIGELAEAAVRTSDNTAANLLLDQLGGPEGFAAALARSGDEITQPERREPELNSAVPGDPRDTSTPRALVETLRQYALGDLLADAEKQTLIDWMSGNRTGDTLIRAGAPEGWTVADKSGTGGHGTRNDIGLVWPPDGEPIVIAVLTTRGVGDAATDDALVAEAAAVALAGLTEDD